The Salvia miltiorrhiza cultivar Shanhuang (shh) chromosome 1, IMPLAD_Smil_shh, whole genome shotgun sequence genome has a window encoding:
- the LOC131006139 gene encoding putative receptor like protein 25: MDGLPWLQVLVLRSNKFYGNMSLPSQTNIPFHNLQVLDISHNRFVGSLPQRYFKNFRAMIEVNETNLSNGDALQFYVEMRLTLKGLDQLLERLLSDFTTIDLSSNRFSGSIPDSIGNLKILKYLNLSHNNLIGNIPSSLANMSELESLDLSVNKLDGEIPSELTRLTFLSTLNLSMNNLVGKIPQSTQFSTFENNSYEGNVGLCGFPLTRKCNVENGQRLQPEEEEEYGFIDGFGWRSVVMGYGSGFIVGIGIGYIIIRNGRPRWLVEFFFGIGYNNNNNKKKRRSRATPTPTRRRT, encoded by the coding sequence ATGGATGGCCTCCCTTGGCTTCAAGTGTTGGTCTTGAGGTCTAACAAGTTTTATGGTAACATGTCACTTCCTTCACAAACCAATATTCCATTTCATAATTTGCAAGTTTTAGATATATCTCATAATAGATTTGTGGGTTCTTTGCCTCAAAGATATTTCAAGAATTTCAGAGCAATGATAGAGGTAAATGAAACAAACTTGTCAAATGGCGACGCCCTTCAGTTTTATGTGGAGATGAGGCTTACCTTGAAAGGGCTGGATCAATTATTAGAGAGATTGTTGTCAGACTTTACAACAATTGACTTATCCTCCAATAGGTTTTCTGGGAGCATTCCAGATTCCATAGGAAATCTTAAGATTCTCAAATACTTGAATTTGTCCCACAATAACCTCATTGGAAATATACCTTCATCTCTTGCAAATATGAGTGAACTTGAATCTCTGGACTTGTCAGTGAACAAGTTGGATGGAGAAATTCCAAGTGAATTGACAAGATTGACATTTCTTTCGACATTAAACCTTTCAATGAATAATCTTGTTGGAAAAATACCACAATCTACTCAATTTTCCACATTTGAGAATAACTCATATGAGGGAAATGTAGGATTGTGTGGATTTCCTTTGACAAGAAAATGCAATGTGGAGAATGGGCAGCGGCTGCagccagaagaagaagaagagtatGGATTTATAGATGGATTTGGATGGAGAAGTGTAGTGATGGGATATGGAAGTGGATTCATAGTTGGGATTGGAATTGGTTACATCATTATTAGAAATGGAAGGCCAAGATGGTTAGTGGAATTCTTTTTCGGCATtggatataataataataataataagaagaagagaCGCAGCAGAGCTACACCAACACCAACACGCAGGAGAACTTAA
- the LOC131006128 gene encoding putative late blight resistance protein homolog R1C-3 → MTAYGAVNSLRNTIDYILHSSHFSLVDPSPNIIQVAYEELNPLQEILERLDSTSKSRSRKKVNALDERIKELIWEFEDILESLVYQQILSQFPADQVDEDDVGGEKIRFTIDLQFLQHHIPSFIERLEEMEEEYIYEVDNMPEDEDDDEVESISTRSGTKSKMIGLSDQFQHLKWSLTATSKQCFFAALVGTAGVGKTALAEAVFEDPEIISHFEHRIWVTVGRKSQFDDVSRDILAQMYGITQGDDELGAYLKERSEGMKCLIVLDDVWEEQILDSLKRCFRNIDNGSFHILVTTRDRNVILAMINPFSIMLVRFLKEDEGKELLCEKVFGEKSCPFQLDKAANKIVKNCEGLPLMIVTVASILSKAHNIDPKYWEDVAELRNSVFTDAYNEISKVLFPSYDYLIQYLKMPFLYMGVFPPDYDIPFSKFMNMLDTEGWFHSIETEQSLEESISEYLEELCNLRNLALSNSRTWNISYAIAFKTCRLHSSWRHVCRGEARKNKFYHVIKKLVQVLEDGVKGQRCLCLENNLLFSIKDFCNSVRLNCASSARSLLFFGPYHQYPIPIGDDFKLLGKLDALNLRLYTFPAEILTLVLLKYLALTCNGELPTTISKLFNLRVLIIHPHNNISICGSPSYVPVQIWDMRELEHIEILGKSLVAPCHSVSLEKLSTLVGVNADICNILELSKKVPFVRKLGVQIELTPYDDHNDLLSCFGCVSTLKSLEILKYSIINPVVNYDYVFRSSLMMLPHALQKLHLSGMGLSWKYMSVIGSLPNLEVLKLRAYAFRGSKWEEGSFLRLLFLLIEDSDLVQWKPTSGSFPYLVRLSMKHCYKLEEIHWSSRSGRGTIELVNCNPIALTCVRQLQPTQPTLFDVTASSSFDEKPTTIKFTRYWSGFE, encoded by the exons ATGACGGCTTATGGTGCAGTGAATTCTCTGAGGAATACAATTGATTATATTCTCCATTCTTCTCATTTTAGCCTCGTTGATCCCTCTCCAAATATCATACAAGTCGCCTACGAGGAGTTGAATCCATTGCAAgaaattcttgaaagattggACAGCACGAGCAAGAGCAGGAGCAGGAAGAAGGTGAATGCTTTGGATGAAAGAATCAAAGAGTTGATTTGGGAATTCGAGGATATATTGGAATCACTTGTCTACCAACAGATTCTTTCACAGTTTCCTGCAGACCAAGTAGATGAAGATGATGTTGGCGGTGAGAAAATCAGATTCACCATTGATCTGCAATTCCTACAACATCATATTCCTTCCTTCATCGAGAGGCTCGAGGAAATGGAGGAGGAATACATTTATGAAGTAGACAATATgcctgaagatgaagatgacgaCGAGGTCGAATCTATTTCCACAAGAAGTGGGACCAAGTCCAAGATGATTGGATTATCGGATCAATTCCAACATCTAAAATGGAGTCTTACGGCAACTTCCAAGCAATGTTTCTTCGCCGCACTTGTTGGAACTGCAGGCGTTGGGAAGACAGCTCTGGCTGAGGCAGTTTTTGAAGATCCTGAAATCATTAGCCATTTTGAGCATCGCATATGGGTTACTGTGGGCAGAAAATCTCAATTCGATGATGTTTCACGAGACATTCTAGCTCAAATGTATGGAATCACACAAGGAGATGATGAATTAGGTGCCTACTTGAAAGAAAGATCGGAGGGAATGAAATGTCTCATTGTGCTCGATGATGTGTGGGAGGAACAGATATTGGATTCCTTGAAACGATGCTTTAGGAACATTGATAATGGATCATTTCATATCTTGGTTACTACTCGAGATCGAAACGTAATTCTTGCAATGATTAATCCTTTTTCTATAATGTTAGTGCGGTTTTTGAAGGAGGACGAAGGTAAGGAGCTGCTATGCGAGAAGGTGTTTGGTGAGAAGAGTTGCCCTTTTCAACTTGATAAAGCCGCTAACAAAATTGTCAAGAACTGTGAAGGTCTTCCTCTCATGATAGTCACAGTGGCTAGCATCCTATCAAAAGCCCATAACATAGATCCAAAATATTGGGAGGACGTAGCAGAATTGCGAAATTCAGTCTTCACCGATGCATATAATGAGATATCGAAGGTACTTTTTCCAAGCTACGACTACTTAATTCAATATCTCAAAATGCCTTTTCTGTATATGGGAGTCTTTCCTCCGGATTATGACATCCCCTTTTCTAAGTTCATGAATATGTTGGATACTGAGGGCTGGTTTCATAGCATTGAGACAGAACAATCTTTGGAGGAATCTATCTCGGAATATTTGGAGGAGCTTTGTAATCTTAGGAATCTTGCTTTATCCAACTCAAGGACTTGGAATATTAGTTATGCCATTGCGTTTAAAACCTGTCGCCTTCATTCTTCATGGCGTCACGTGTGTAGAGGAGAAGCTCGGAAGAACAAGTTTTATCATGTTATCAAAAAGCTTGTTCAAGTCTTAGAAGATGGTGTAAAAGGTCAGCGTTGCTTGTGTCTTGAAAATAACCTTTTATTTAGCATCAAAGACTTTTGCAACTCGGTGAGATTGAACTGTGCATCCTCTGCACGTTCTCTCCTTTTTTTTGGTCCATACCACCAATATCCAATCCCAATAGGTGACGATTTCAAGTTGCTTGGGAAACTAGATGCTCTTAATCTACGTTTGTACACTTTCCCAGCAGAAATTCTGACACTAGTCCTACTAAAGTACCTTGCTCTAACTTGCAACGGAGAACTCCCTACAACCATATCCAAACTTTTCAATCTTCGAGTCTTGATTATTCATCCACATAACAACATTAGCATTTGTGGTTCTCCATCATATGTACCCGTACAAATATGGGATATGCGAGAGTTAGAGCATATTGAGATATTGGGGAAGAGTCTTGTAGCTCCATGTCATTCTGTTTCTTTGGAAAAACTCTCAACACTTGTAGGTGTAAATGCCGACATTTGTAATATCTTGGAGCTCTCCAAAAAAGTTCCTTTTGTAAGGAAATTAGGAGTTCAGATCGAGCTAACGCCTTATGATGATCATAACGACCTTTTAAGTTGCTTTGGTTGTGTTTCAACACTTAAAAGTTTGGAGATACTGAAATATAGTATCATAAATCCTGTGGTTAACTACGATTATGTGTTTCGTAGTTCATTGATGATGTTGCCACATGCATTGCAAAAGTTACATTTGAGTGGCATGGGTCTTTCTTGGAAATACATGAGTGTGATTGGCTCTTTGCCAAATCTTGAAGTGCTCAAATTGCGAGCCTATGCCTTTCGGGGTTCAAAGTGGGAAGAGGGAAGTTTTTTAAGACTTTTGTTTCTTCTAATTGAAGACAGTGATTTGGTGCAATGGAAACCAACATCTGGAAGCTTCCCTTATCTTGTCCGCCTAAGCATGAAACATTGCTACAAACTAGAAGAGATTCACTGGTCGTCTCGTTCGGGGAGGGGAACGATTGAATTAGTGAATTGCAATCCAATAGCTTTGACTTGTGTCAGGCAGTTACAACCGACTCAACCTACTCTTTTTGATGTTACTGCCTCTTCTTCTTTTGACGAGAAACCCACTACTATCAAGTTTACGAG GTATTGGTCTGGGTTTGAATAA
- the LOC131006140 gene encoding putative disease resistance protein At1g58400, translating to MGEAAVSFLLEQLKGVVTEYKEHISGAESDFDELKNELGMLKAFLKDAAMATKQEQLFKEMQKQIIEVIYEVEDTIDTCLSKAIEAKAKSKRHCLSKSTKSISLFREVNSIREEKVLPMFKRAKTMFSMMQIGDGSGAVDDQRTKLKRNVQDRDKMVGNFGEGGGSAGEGDDLE from the exons ATGGGGGAGGCTGCAGTGAGTTTCTTGCTGGAGCAACTGAAGGGGGTGGTGACAGAGTACAAAGAGCACATCTCCGGAGCAGAAAGTGATTTCGACGAGCTGAAGAACGAGCTTGGTATGCTCAAGGCTTTCCTCAAGGACGCGGCCATGGCGACGAAGCAGGAGCAACTATTCAAAGAAATGCAGAAGCAGATAATAGAGGTCATCTACGAGGTCGAAGACACCATTGATACTTGCCTGTCCAAGGCTATCGAGGCCAAGGCCAAGTCCAAGAGGCATTGTCTTTCCAAATCAACGAAAAGTATCAGCCTCTTCAGAGAGGTCAATTCCATTAGAGAAGAAAAAGTGTTACCGATGTTCAAGAGAGCCAAGACCATGTTTTCTATGATGCAGATCGGCGATGGATCCGGAGCCGTCGATGATCAACGGACTAAATTGAAAAGG AATGTTCAAGATCGAGACAAAATGGTGGGGAACTTTGGTGAGGGTGGAGGCAGCGCGGGGGAAGGAGACGACTTAGAGTAG